The Bacillus spongiae nucleotide sequence CTCTCTTTACGTACGACTGATGAAATCTTTTCGACATTGGATTTAGCCATGATAGATTTGCATAATGCGACTTCTAATTTCTTAAAAGTAGGATCTACACCAAGTTTTATTAAAAGAGGGGACAAAGTATTCAAAATTGAAGCAAGTAATTTACCGATGGGGATGTTCTACGAATTTGATGTGGATGTAGTAACGGAACAGTTAAAGGCGGGAGATTTACTTATTATGATGAGTGATGGAGTTTTTGAAGGTCCAAAGCATGTCGAAAATTACGATGCATGGATGAAGCGGAAAATTAAAGAGATTAATACATCAGACCCACAGGAATTGTCTGATTTGATTATGGAAGAGGTCATTCGTACTCGTTCTGGGAATATTGAGGATGACATGACGGTCGTTGTAACTAAGGTTAGTCATAATACGCCAAAATGGGCAACTATTCCAATTAATTATTATAGAAAAAAGAAGAAAATTTCATAATACTTTTGAAAATAAACGGCGTTCGTATATTTCCTCTTAAGTTTGTCGAGTATGTTAGTAACTACGACACTAGGAGGAGAATATCCTTGAAACATGGAACATTAAAGCAAGTGCTATTGATTACAGATGGTTGTTCAAACGCTGGAGGAGACCCAATCATGGTGGCTGCTTTAGCGAAAGAGCAAGGCATAACCGTAAATGTTATTGGAGTTATGGAAAATGATGTGATTGATGAAAAAGGAATGGCTGAAATTGAGGGGATTGCGTTATCTGGTGGCGGAGTCAGTCAAGTTGTCTATGCCCAACAACTTTCCCAAACCGTTCAAATGGTGACACGAAAGGCAATGACTCAAACCCTTCAAGGTGTTGTCAACAATCAGTTAAAACAAATACTAGGCGAATCTGCTTCTATGGAAGAACTTTCTCCAGAAAAGCGAGGAGAGGTAATGGAAGTTGTAGATGAGCTAGGAGAGTCCATTGATATGGAGGTATTAATTCTTGTTGATTGTAGTGCCAGTATGAAACATAAATTACCTACAGTGAAGGAATCCTTACTAGACCTCTCTTTAAGCTTAAATGCTAGAATGGGTGAAAATATGTTTTCTTTGTTTGTCTTTCCAGGCAGGCGGGAAGATGTCGAAAAGTTGTTGGATTGGACACCTAAATTAGAATCATTGACAAGTGTATTTTCAAAATTGTCAACCGGTGGTATTACTCCGACAGGACCAGCACTACAGACCGCTTTAACACACTTTAAGAAAAAACGTTCTTTACGAGATTTACTTGGTCGAGATGATGATGAACAATACTTTGAAGAAACCCTTTAGTTTGCCGTTAGGTACTAAGGTGAAGGGGAAATGGCATAAAGAATGCTACACCATTGTAAAGGAACTGGGGTACGGTGCGAATGGAGTAGTTTATCTAGCTCAATGTAATTCAGGAGAAGTGGCGTTGAAAATATGTGATAACAGCTATTCTGTAACCTCGGAAGTGAATGTTTTAAAAGCTTTTATGAACGTAAAAGGAACGAATCTTGCACCTTCTCTTATGGATGTCGATGATTGGCAAACAAGGGAGAGGATCGTTCCGTTTTATACAATGGAATTTATAAAAGGCCCTAATGTACGAGTATTTGTCGACAAGAAAGGGTTTGCTTGGGTTCCGGTACTAATGCTTCAGCTCCTTGCTAACTTAGATGAGATGCATCGAGAGGGATGGGTTTTTGGAGATTTAAAGCCAGATAATTTAATTGTAACAGGACCACCATATAAAATCCGGTGTATTGATGTAGGTGGGACAACAATGAAAGGTAGAGGAATTAAAGAGTTTACCGAGTTTTTTGACCGAGGGTATTGGGGAATGGGGTCTAGAAAAGCGGATGAACGTTATGATTTATTTGCGATAGGAATGATAATGATTAATTTAGCTTATGGCAAACAAATAGAAAAAAAAGCTGGTGGAATACATCAACTTAACCAAATAGTAGAACAAAACAACGAGTTAATTCCATATAAGCATATTGTACAATATGCTTTAAGAGGTAAGTACCAATCGGCTAATGACATGAGGAAGGATATAATTGAGTTGATGTCTAATAAGGTTTCATCCCACTCAAGGAATAAAGGGAAGGGGCAAAAGCATGTAAAATCATCACCAAGTCGTTATAAAAAAAGAAAACAATCTAAATGGGCCCATCGATTGGAAACATTGTTGGTTGTCCTTATTCTCGGCTTTTTATATTTTTTGTATATTTACGGTGAGATTTTATAGTGTGAAAGCTGTAAGAAGGACAAAGAATTGTTACAATAGATAGACATCAACTTACACTATAGGAGTTTCATAATGCTGAAAGTAGAACAAGTACTTAACCAATTTATTGAACAGCATGATCTCGTTCAAGAGGGCGACAAAATTGTTGTGGCGGTTTCGGGTGGCCCTGACTCGCTGATGCTATTACATTATTTATTTTCTAATCAAGAGAAGTGGAACATAAACGTAATGGCAATTTCTATTGACCATATGCTAAGAGGCGAAGAATCACACCGTGACCTTTTGTATGTAATGGATTATTGTCAAAAAAATAACATTCCATTGTTACCCAAGCGTATCGATGTCAGTAAAGAATTAAAAGGTAGTCAAGGGGGGGTTCAAGAGAAAGCGAGATTATTACGGTATCGAGCATTCGAGGAAGCGATCGTTACGTATTCTGCGACAAAATTAGCGCTCGGGCATCATGGAGACGACCAAATTGAAACAGTATTAATGTCTTTAACAAGAGGGTCAAGTACGCAAGCAATCGGAATTCCGTTAAGAAGAAATTTTGCCGAAGCGGAAATCATACGGCCTTTATTATGTTTATCGAAAGAGGATATTGTACAGTATTGTGAATATCATGGACTCAATCCTCGAATAGATCCAAGCAACCTTAAAGAGAACTATACGAGAAATCGTTTTCGGAAAAGAGTACTTCCATTTCTTCAAAAAGAGAATCCCCACGTCCACAGGCATTATCAGCGCTTTAGTCAAGAGATGTATGAAGATGACCAATTTTTGTTAGAAATAACTCGTGAAAAAATGAGTAAAATATGGGATATACAGCATGGGAAAGTAACTTTATCAATTACTTCTTTTTTAGAAATACCTCTTCCTTTACAAAGGAGAGGGATTCATCTAATATTAAATTATCTTTATAAGCAAAAGCCAGGCTCTTTATCGGCTATACATATTTACGATGTATTAAGTTTAATACAAAAGCAGCATCCATCTGGTACGTTACATCTTCCGAATAATTTATTTGTAACAAAGTCGTATGGTACATGTTCCTTTACTATTTCAGAAGGAGTGGAAGTGCTTCAACCGTTTCATTTTCAACTAACAATAGGTGAAACCACTTCGATACCTTCAGGAAGTGTTTTCTCAATATCAGAAGAATATCAAGAAAATCATCAAGTTGAGTGCATCCAGTTGGCTCAAAATGAAATATCATTCCCTCTTCATATTAGGACACGACAACCTGGAGATAGAATGAAGGTAAAAGGGTTGAATGGTTCGAAAAAAGTAAAGGATATATTTATTGATGAGAAAGTTCCTCTCGATAAAAGAAATACATGGCCAATTGTGACAGATAATGACGGAGTTATATTATGGATTCCTACATTGAAGGTATCTGAGTTAGTTAAAGATAGTAAGGATAGGCTGTCTGTACCAACTGTTTTTGTTTATAAAAAAGAATCATCTTCTAGGGGGCATGCAAAGGAATGAAACAAGATATTGAAAAGGTTTTGTTTAGTGAGGAAGAAATTCAAATCAAAATTAAAGAATTAGGTGCACAGCTAACAACAGACTATCAAGACCGTTTTCCTCTTGCGATTTGTGTTTTAAAAGGGGCAATGCCGTTTATGGGCGACCTAATTAAGCGAATGGATACATATTTAGAAATGGATTTTATGGATGTATCTAGTTATGGTGCTTCAACCGTATCATCTGGTGAAGTAAAGATTGTCAAAGATTTAAATACGAAGGTTGAAGGAAGAGATATCCTCATTATTGAAGATATTATTGATAGTGGATTAACTCTTAGTTATTTAGTCGAACTTTTCCGCTACCGTAAGGCGAAATCAATTAAAATTGTTACCCTTTTAGATAAACCGAGTGGTCGAAAAGCAGATATTGAAGCAGATTATGTTGGATTTGAAGTACCAGATGAATTTGTTGTGGGTTATGGGTTAGACTATATAGAAAAATACCGTAATCTTCCTTATATAGGTGTTTTAAAGCCGGAAGTCTATACAACGGCTGAATAAGTAACATTATATAAGTGAATAATGAAATTAGTACACTCAGGTACAAAGGTTTAAAATGGTTGAAATACCATGATTTACTATGATACTATTGAATATAGTTTTTTGAACGTGGGAGGAGGTAAGGGATGAGCCGTATCTTTAGAAATACCATTTTTTATTTACTGATTTTTCTAGTGATAATTGGAGTGGTTAGCTATTTTAGTAATAATGCAGAGCCAACCAATAATATAACAAATAGTGAGTTTCTTACTCAGTTAGAAGAGGGTAAAGTAGAATCTTTTACCATACAACCAGAACGTGGTGTGTATGAGGTAAGAGGTCAGCTTGAAGGATATAAGAGTGATGAGTATTTCCTTACTAATGTTGTTGGTGCCACTGGAGTGATTGATCAAATCTTTACTCTAGCTGATAACAATAATGTAAACGTTGAAACACTCAAAGCCAAAGAAACAAGTGGATGGGTTTCGTTCTTTACGACAATCATACCATTTGTCATTATCTTTATTTTATTCTTCTTCTTACTAAACCAAGCTCAAGGCGGCGGAAGTCGTGTTATGAACTTCGGGAAAAGCAAAGCAAAGCTATATAGTGAAGAAAAGAAAAAAGTTCGATTTAAAGATGTTGCAGGAGCAGATGAAGAGAAGGCAGAACTTGTTGAGGTAGTAGAATTCTTAAAAGACCCACGTAAATTTGCAGAGGTCGGAGCTCGAATTCCTAAAGGGGTTCTACTTGTTGGACCTCCTGGTACTGGTAAAACATTATTAGCCCGTGCTGTTGCTGGTGAAGCAGGTGTACCATTTTTCTCTATCAGTGGTTCGGACTTCGTTGAAATGTTTGTTGGTGTTGGAGCGTCTCGTGTACGTGATTTATTTGAAAATGCAAAGAAAAACGCACCATGTATCATCTTTATTGACGAAATCGATGCTGTCGGGCGTCAACGTGGTGCAGGTCTTGGTGGCGGACATGATGAGCGAGAACAAACGCTGAACCAGTTGCTTGTTGAAATGGATGGTTTTGGAGCTAATGAAGGAATCATTATCGTTGCAGCGACTAACCGCCCTGACATTTTAGATCCTGCCCTTTTACGTCCTGGTCGATTTGACCGTCAAATCACGGTTGATCGTCCTGATGTTAATGGTCGTGAAGCGGTATTAAAAGTACATGCGCGTAATAAGCCATTAGATGATAATGTAGATTTAAATGCAATTGCTATGAGAACACCTGGCTTCTCAGGAGCTGACCTTGAAAACTTATTAAATGAAGCAGCTTTAGTGGCTGCTCGTCAAAATAAGAAGCTCATTGACATGACGGATATTGATGAAGCGACAGATCGTGTTATCGCAGGTCCAGCTAAGAAAACGCGGGTTATCTCCAAGAAAGAGCGTAACATTGTTGCCTTCCATGAGGCTGGTCATACAGTCATTGGCTTAGTGTTGGATGAAGCAGAAATGGTACATAAAGTGACCATTGTTCCTCGTGGGCAAGCCGGCGGATATGCTGTTATGCTACCGAAAGAAGATCGTTACTTTATGACGAAACCTGAGTTGTTAGATAAAATTGTCGGTTTACTAGGTGGACGTGTAGCGGAAGAAATTACATTTGGTGAAGCGTCAACTGGAGCACATAATGATTTCCAACGTGCTACAGGAATTGCTCGTCGAATGGTTACAGAGTTTGGAATGAGTGAAAAATTAGGCCCGTTACAATTTGGTTCTTCACAAGGAGGACAAGTGTTCTTAGGGAGAGATATTAATAATGAGCAAAACTATTCAGATGCTATTGCTCATGACATCGATCTCGAGATACAAAGGATTATTAAAGAATCTTATGAACGAGCGAAGACTATTTTGACAGAAAATCGTGATAAACTTGAATTAGTTGCAAACACGTTACTTGAAGTCGAGACTTTAGATGCAGGTCAGATTAAACATTTGATTGATCATGGAAAACTTCCAGAGCGAAAGCAACCTTCCTCCTCGCAATCAGGAGAGACGGATCAAGTAAAGGTAAACATTCAGAAGAAAGAAGAGACGGATAATACATCCGAAACGAAAGAATAATTTCTTATAAGACGCCGATAACCTCGGCGTCTTATTTTTTTTGAAAGATTAGTACAGGAAAGCTGAACAATCATTGTCATTAGGGAATCTGAAAGTCTATCTTCTTAGTGTAGTAAAGGTGAAAGATGGAGACAGATTCTCGTTAATGAAAAAGCGTAAAAATAAAACAATGGCCTTCTTTAAGGGGTGTAACGGATAGCTTATATAGTTACGACTAAGCTGTAATTTATGGTATGATGAGGGCAATTAAAACCTATAGAGTGTGGTGTAAAAATGATATTTGTAATAGACGTGGGAAATACCAATATTGTTTTAGGTGTATATGAAGAAGATGATTTGAAATTTCAGTGGAGAATTGAAACGAATCGTCATCGAAGTGAAGATGAATACGGAATGCTTGTGAAAAACCTGTTTGAGCATGAGGGTATGAGTTTTAACTCAATCAATGGTATTATTATTTCTTCTGTTGTTCCGCCGATAATGTTTGCGTTAGAGCGCATGTGTAAAAGATATTTTAATTTAACGCCACTTGTCGTAGGACCTGGAATTAAAACAGGGTTAAATATTAAATATGAAAACCCTCGTGAAGTAGGAGCGGATCGGATTGTAAATGCTGTTGCTGGAATCCATGAATATGGTGGTCCTCTAATAATCGTCGATTTTGGAACAGCAACTACGTATTGTTATATCAATGAAGAGAGACAATATATGGGTGGAGCAATAGCGCCGGGAGTTGGAATTTCTACGGAAGCCCTTTATTCTAAAGCAGCTAAGCTTCCTCGGATTGAAATTGCCAGACCGGATGATATTATCGGTAAGAATACTGTTTCCGCAATGCAAGCGGGGATTTTATATGGTTATGTGGGACAAGTTGATGGAATTGTTCATAGGATGAAACAACAGAGTAAGAAGGAACCTTTGGTCATAGCAACAGGTGGACTAGCATCATTAATAGCAAAAGAAACAGATGTAATTGATGTGGTGGATTCGTTTTTAACGCTAAAGGGATTACGCTTAATTTACAAACGAAACTTACATTAGAGGAGTGCAGAGAATGAATGATTATTTAATAAAGGCACTAGCATACAACGGGCAAGTTAGAGCCTATGCAGTAAAAAGCACCAATACGGTGGGAGAGGCGCAAAGAAGGCATCAATCTTGGCCAACAGCGTCAGCAGCACTAGGCCGTACGATCACAGCGGGTGTAATGATGGGTGCTATGTTAAAGGGTAACGCAAAGCTTACTATTAAAGTTGAGGGGGATGGTCCTTTAGGAGCTATTCTGGTAGATAGTAATGCAAAAGGAGAAGTGCGAGGGTATGTGGCGAATCCCCAAACTCATATTGAAGAAAGAAATCAAGAAGGGAAATTGAATGTAGGGGCAGCAGTTGGTACAACGGGTACATTGACAGTTGTAAAAGATTTAGGCTTAAAGGATCATTTCTCTGGCCAAATTCCACTAGTATCAGGGGAGCTTGGTGAAGATTTTACGTATTATTTTGTAACATCTGAACAAATCCCTTCTTCTGTTGGGGTAGGAGTTCTTGTAAACCCTGATAATTCAATATTAGCAGCAGGAGGCTTTATTATACAGCTCTTACCAGGAACGTCTGATGAGGTTATTACGCAAATTGAAAAACGTTTAAGCCAAATGCTTCCTGTTTCAACTTTAATCGAAAAAGGGCTGAATCCAGAGGAGCTACTTGGTGAAGTGCTAGGAGAAGAAAATATTAAGGTACTAGAATCATTACCAATTTCATTCGAGTGTCATTGTTCTAAGGACCGTTTTTCAGCTGCTCTTATTAGCCTAGGCAAAAGTGAAATACAAGAAATCATTGAAGAGCAAGGAAGTGCTGAAGCTCATTGCCACTTTTGTAATAACACCTATCAATTTTCAAAGGAAGAATTAAAGGAGTTAAAAGAAGAAGCGAATTAAGCTAGCTTGGGAGGAGAGAGATGAATAGGGGAATTGAAGTGTTTGTTGCCTGTTTGCTTGTAACGAATATGATCACTTTATTCTTTCTCTTAAAAACAACGGATGAGTTGGCGTCTAGTGAAGATGAAGGAGTATTAGCATCAACTGAAGTTGTTGCTAGAATCGGTGATCAAACCATCTCGCGAGAAGAGTGGTTGGTTGCTCTTGAAAATCGTTATGGTCAGGAAGTACTCGAGGTATTGGTGGACCAAAAGGTCATGAAAGAAGCTGGAGAGAAATTTAATCTTTCTGTCAGTGAAACCGAAATAGAACAAGAACTAACCTTTATCCAATCCATTTACAATGCTTATGACAAAGAGTGGGATGACCAAGTGGACCTATTGAGAGAACAAATACGGTCTGATTTACTTCTACAAAAATTATTAACAAAAGACGTGCAAATACCAGAAGAAGAGCTAAAACGTTATTATGATGAGAATGTTCACTTTTATTCAATACCCGATTCTTTTCTTCTTTCTATCATTGTTGTTGAAAAAATAGAAGAGGGAAATCAGGTTGTGAAAGAGTTAAGAGAGGGTTCCAGTTTCGAAGCCTTAGCGATGGAGCAATCAATTGACCCTTAC carries:
- a CDS encoding peptidyl-prolyl cis-trans isomerase, producing MNRGIEVFVACLLVTNMITLFFLLKTTDELASSEDEGVLASTEVVARIGDQTISREEWLVALENRYGQEVLEVLVDQKVMKEAGEKFNLSVSETEIEQELTFIQSIYNAYDKEWDDQVDLLREQIRSDLLLQKLLTKDVQIPEEELKRYYDENVHFYSIPDSFLLSIIVVEKIEEGNQVVKELREGSSFEALAMEQSIDPYSASQGGSLGYISKDSTMYSESFWDVVGKLKVGEWSESFPLNDGFAVIWVQEKREGKDYSFEEVKGKIHRQLALEQQESLFSPKTLYEEFQVKSFYDKESN
- a CDS encoding protein kinase domain-containing protein, which encodes MKKPFSLPLGTKVKGKWHKECYTIVKELGYGANGVVYLAQCNSGEVALKICDNSYSVTSEVNVLKAFMNVKGTNLAPSLMDVDDWQTRERIVPFYTMEFIKGPNVRVFVDKKGFAWVPVLMLQLLANLDEMHREGWVFGDLKPDNLIVTGPPYKIRCIDVGGTTMKGRGIKEFTEFFDRGYWGMGSRKADERYDLFAIGMIMINLAYGKQIEKKAGGIHQLNQIVEQNNELIPYKHIVQYALRGKYQSANDMRKDIIELMSNKVSSHSRNKGKGQKHVKSSPSRYKKRKQSKWAHRLETLLVVLILGFLYFLYIYGEIL
- a CDS encoding type III pantothenate kinase; the protein is MIFVIDVGNTNIVLGVYEEDDLKFQWRIETNRHRSEDEYGMLVKNLFEHEGMSFNSINGIIISSVVPPIMFALERMCKRYFNLTPLVVGPGIKTGLNIKYENPREVGADRIVNAVAGIHEYGGPLIIVDFGTATTYCYINEERQYMGGAIAPGVGISTEALYSKAAKLPRIEIARPDDIIGKNTVSAMQAGILYGYVGQVDGIVHRMKQQSKKEPLVIATGGLASLIAKETDVIDVVDSFLTLKGLRLIYKRNLH
- the hpt gene encoding hypoxanthine phosphoribosyltransferase produces the protein MKQDIEKVLFSEEEIQIKIKELGAQLTTDYQDRFPLAICVLKGAMPFMGDLIKRMDTYLEMDFMDVSSYGASTVSSGEVKIVKDLNTKVEGRDILIIEDIIDSGLTLSYLVELFRYRKAKSIKIVTLLDKPSGRKADIEADYVGFEVPDEFVVGYGLDYIEKYRNLPYIGVLKPEVYTTAE
- the hslO gene encoding Hsp33 family molecular chaperone HslO, which encodes MNDYLIKALAYNGQVRAYAVKSTNTVGEAQRRHQSWPTASAALGRTITAGVMMGAMLKGNAKLTIKVEGDGPLGAILVDSNAKGEVRGYVANPQTHIEERNQEGKLNVGAAVGTTGTLTVVKDLGLKDHFSGQIPLVSGELGEDFTYYFVTSEQIPSSVGVGVLVNPDNSILAAGGFIIQLLPGTSDEVITQIEKRLSQMLPVSTLIEKGLNPEELLGEVLGEENIKVLESLPISFECHCSKDRFSAALISLGKSEIQEIIEEQGSAEAHCHFCNNTYQFSKEELKELKEEAN
- a CDS encoding vWA domain-containing protein: MKHGTLKQVLLITDGCSNAGGDPIMVAALAKEQGITVNVIGVMENDVIDEKGMAEIEGIALSGGGVSQVVYAQQLSQTVQMVTRKAMTQTLQGVVNNQLKQILGESASMEELSPEKRGEVMEVVDELGESIDMEVLILVDCSASMKHKLPTVKESLLDLSLSLNARMGENMFSLFVFPGRREDVEKLLDWTPKLESLTSVFSKLSTGGITPTGPALQTALTHFKKKRSLRDLLGRDDDEQYFEETL
- the tilS gene encoding tRNA lysidine(34) synthetase TilS — encoded protein: MLKVEQVLNQFIEQHDLVQEGDKIVVAVSGGPDSLMLLHYLFSNQEKWNINVMAISIDHMLRGEESHRDLLYVMDYCQKNNIPLLPKRIDVSKELKGSQGGVQEKARLLRYRAFEEAIVTYSATKLALGHHGDDQIETVLMSLTRGSSTQAIGIPLRRNFAEAEIIRPLLCLSKEDIVQYCEYHGLNPRIDPSNLKENYTRNRFRKRVLPFLQKENPHVHRHYQRFSQEMYEDDQFLLEITREKMSKIWDIQHGKVTLSITSFLEIPLPLQRRGIHLILNYLYKQKPGSLSAIHIYDVLSLIQKQHPSGTLHLPNNLFVTKSYGTCSFTISEGVEVLQPFHFQLTIGETTSIPSGSVFSISEEYQENHQVECIQLAQNEISFPLHIRTRQPGDRMKVKGLNGSKKVKDIFIDEKVPLDKRNTWPIVTDNDGVILWIPTLKVSELVKDSKDRLSVPTVFVYKKESSSRGHAKE
- the ftsH gene encoding ATP-dependent zinc metalloprotease FtsH, with product MSRIFRNTIFYLLIFLVIIGVVSYFSNNAEPTNNITNSEFLTQLEEGKVESFTIQPERGVYEVRGQLEGYKSDEYFLTNVVGATGVIDQIFTLADNNNVNVETLKAKETSGWVSFFTTIIPFVIIFILFFFLLNQAQGGGSRVMNFGKSKAKLYSEEKKKVRFKDVAGADEEKAELVEVVEFLKDPRKFAEVGARIPKGVLLVGPPGTGKTLLARAVAGEAGVPFFSISGSDFVEMFVGVGASRVRDLFENAKKNAPCIIFIDEIDAVGRQRGAGLGGGHDEREQTLNQLLVEMDGFGANEGIIIVAATNRPDILDPALLRPGRFDRQITVDRPDVNGREAVLKVHARNKPLDDNVDLNAIAMRTPGFSGADLENLLNEAALVAARQNKKLIDMTDIDEATDRVIAGPAKKTRVISKKERNIVAFHEAGHTVIGLVLDEAEMVHKVTIVPRGQAGGYAVMLPKEDRYFMTKPELLDKIVGLLGGRVAEEITFGEASTGAHNDFQRATGIARRMVTEFGMSEKLGPLQFGSSQGGQVFLGRDINNEQNYSDAIAHDIDLEIQRIIKESYERAKTILTENRDKLELVANTLLEVETLDAGQIKHLIDHGKLPERKQPSSSQSGETDQVKVNIQKKEETDNTSETKE